Genomic window (Rhododendron vialii isolate Sample 1 chromosome 4a, ASM3025357v1):
TTAAGTGTAGTATCTGATTTGGGATTTCGATGGGTGGAAGAGATTAGGGTTAAGATAGAGGCCAGGATTAGGGTTGTGATTTTTGGGATTATGTATAGCGGCTAGGGTTTAGGCTAGGGTCGTGGTGGTTTGGAATTAAGGTTAAGATcccactctgataccatgttatttGGAAGGACAGGAAAaatgtatagggtgttaataaCCCTAGCACATAACAATCTTATTTATATAGACGACTaacatctctattataaaacaaaatggtgtgaggacaagttgttggaacggcttagattcgTTTGATttaaaggctgtagtgcatcctcccacttcccggttaagtgcTCATGAtattcacctaaatcacacaactgtcatccctTTCCAACCAGGATGCGTAGCTAGCACTagtattaaataaataaactaagcaatgtgggactactaCTAATACTATATCCTAACAATTATCAAAGTCATGTTGTAAATAGCATGTTGAAAGGTGTCGGACAGTACTGACATTTGCAAGTAAAGGTGTCGGACCTCCAATTAACATCATAAATGCCTCACGCCAACTTAAAACCATTCATTATCAAAGTCATGTTGTAAAAAGCTTGTTGAAAGGGTGAACAAAAAGAGCTTCATAAAGATGATCTTTCTGAACTGTGTGTAGGCCCTGTTTTTTGGTTGGTTCAGATCTGAAATTGTGTTCCAAATATCTTCTAGAAAAGGATGAGAAAATCAGCAGCGCTAAGCAATATATCCGGAAAAACTGAAAGAGCTTCACAGAGAATATCTTTCCGAAAGGGGAGCAGGCCCTGTTTGTTGTCTTTGCAGAAttaatttcataaaaatatTCTTCATACTAAAGATTGACTCTTTTTATTGATAAGCAACTCACACAAACCATACTGGAGAAAAATATTACTAGCTCACTACTAGCCCAACTAAGAAActtaacatattattttggattCTTAAATATCTTTATTGCCATTTTTCTTCTCAGTTATCAAAACTCGTTATCCCTTGAAAAGGAGTCAATACAGAACTCATAGTTGCCTTGGAAGACATGATTTTGAAATCAACAACAGTATTATTTACATGTGAACATGCACTTACCTACAATATTTTGTACGTACTGCTCTACGAATACATGACAACCCATATGAGTTGATACTATCCACCCCCAAAGATCAGTTTACAATTGACAATAGAGTGATAATGTGCCTCGTAAGTGCTTAACTTCCATATTTAACCATATTGCTCTGTTCCACATCAAAAGGCCCAATAATCCAACAAAAAACAGTACCCTATCCGTCTTAAAGAAAATAATCCTAGGCTTGGTTATTGTATACATCTAATATGGATATGGATCTAAGCTAAGTTAGACAAATCAATTTAGTCTAATGACCAGATAAATGAGGGTCAACTAGGcgaattatttttattttttgcgtcCTTTTGCTATGTCAATAGCTCCATATACTTATAACATATTCATATCCTGTTTACCACCACGATTGACAAATTCTAACTTCGGTCACTTATCTAGCAATAGAAAGCAAAACAACCTGTAGCTCAACTCTTCGCAATATAATATTAATCTGATAACATGTAAGAACATCTCCATCGCTTACTCGAGTAAAATTTCAAGTAAAACATTCATCTGGTATGAAGCACTGCAATTTACAAACTAACTAaacacaaatttgagtaaaagtatcATTAATGGCATAGACAAATTATGAAGAGCAATACAAGCTTTGAAAAATTTGAGTCAACGATCGGAGAGAGTTTCTGAGTCAATTACAGTTATGCTATCAATgaaagcttttactcaaatttgtgcttaGATTTTGTGTGTCCATTGGAGAGCATCAAACTACATTAGCTTTTGATCTTCAAATTTCAACtaaaacaggagagagagagagagagagagagagagagagagagagagagagaatattattaCAGTGCTGCCGAAGCCGAGGGAGCGATGGGAGAGAGCGGAGGCCAATCGACGGCAACGGTGGTAGGTGTGGAGCCAGGTGTAGTGCAGAGATCCATGGACCAGGGATTTGCGGTGGGGATGCACGGTAGCTGCTCGCTCTAGAAACCACAGTGGTGTGAGTGCTGTGTAGTTAGCTGCGTTCTTCGGTAGGTCGTCTATGTCTCTCTCCACCACCATCTCTGCaaccctccctccctccctctccctctctctctctctctccagcaaGCTTGGCGATGCACAAGTGGCTGTGTCGATATAGATTTACTGGAATGATACTCGGGGGGAAAAATCAACTCTTGTGATTCacataaacaattaaaaatgggaaaaagaagggaaaatttaaaaaacgcTGGTTGTGATTGTGTTTAGTtaccattttagtttagtttttaattattattttttttcaattattaccttttttttttaattattactttctcatatcTCTCCAATCACTacctctctcttcaatcattaccttatttctctctccacccactaccaaaactaaactaaaaatgccaaccaaacaaagtcagTTCTGTCAATTCTAAAAAATACGGCCTTGTTCGGTTTgggattttggtttttgaattttggaagagagagatagaaagagaaatgagagtaataattagagaaaaaaaatttagggacCGTGCACATATTTACCTGAAATTGTCATTACGTTAATAATTAGGTCTCCGTCTTTCCATTCCGTTAATTTCGTGACGGATGGAACTAAACGGAAGGAGTTAACTTACATTTGCCATACCGAAAACTCATTTTAATCCCAAAAAGAtactcatttctctctctatccgAAATAAACATTATATGTGCCAAACTAGTGAATTTTGGGATCAAATTTTGGTCAGTATACCAAAGGAGAAAACTGGTGAGGTATGAGAGGCGAGGCAGCTGGGAGTTGACTTGTCGGATTTCACCTGGCAGAATTTCGGAAAGGAGCCGTTGTCGAgtctgttggagatgctcttacggATGGTTAAAGCAAAAATCAAGTATAATAGATGAAGTGCTTGTGTTATCCCTATTCCCTAACCGCAAATTATCACCCTTTAGTTTTCCTTATTCCTTGACCACAAACTACCATCATTTAGTTCTATCTGTCGCAAAATTGACAAAATGAGATGACGGAGGCCTAATTGTTAACGAAATGACAAgttcaagtatttttttttacattacttaaaatataggtGATTTTTTAGAATTGATTGAAACTTCAGgtgtttttttataaattttcccaaaaataaaaaactcttCTTGTGATTCACGCACACAAATTACACAATCAACTCTCATCATCCTCCACTGTTTAGTGGGCAATTGACTTTCATACTAAAAAACTCTTCTTGGGGGTGCTTTTTAATGGATATAGCTCATCTCCTGtccttaaaaaaatcaaaagtactATATTCGCAATAATTCAAACATAACACCAATTAATACAATCTCTCACATAAATGTTTGGTGttatgtttgaattgttgtgttcAAAAGTAAATAGACTGAATCGTCAAATCATTTGTGAGTCTTCTTTAGTGTATTTCAATGATCGAAAGTGTTTCTCTCGtcaagaaaattagaaaatcaACATTCAACAAGGTCCAAAATTATATAGATTGTAATATCGTATATTAATAAATAATGAACCTGATCAAAATATACTTGTATGAAAGTAAGTGCATGCTTTCGAACACATTTTGAGATTGAATCTTTTAATAAACTGTCGTAAATGTTCGTCGAAATTTGCTACTTTGATTATAGCtctgttttttatttccttAGAAATCGAACTCTCACTATTAACTTCCTTCGCCGTGAGACGACTTCCACTTCTAAGTTTTAACCAATACGAAGTTGGTGAAAACAATTCTAAATATTTAAAGTGGCAGAATAAAAACACCAAACTCGAGTAGGTACTGTCAAAacatcaaacttaacaattcgCATGGAAGAGCCATGAGAcacaaaataaaagaacaagtcAATTTACAACTCGCTTAGTAATTGGAGAGGTGCCGGGGCACCCTCCATAGGGGGATTGGCATCAACAAAAACACCATCTAGCGGGGGGTCAGAGGAGGGACAAGAATACTGTCGAGAGGGGGAGCAGAAGGGAGAGCCTTTGATGGAGGAGCGGAAGGAGCGCCAGCAGCCTTAGAGCTGGGGACAGAAGAGATCTGAATCCTTTCATATGCGTTGTAGGCTGGTCGGAGACAACCCTCACAAATCCTAAAATTTATCGTCAATATTAATCAATGTTAAAAGCTAATTgcttaaaaaaaagacaataaaattttaaacttcaCTTACCAATTGCCCTTGCTTGTGAACCAGTCTTTTGCATATTTCTCGTGCATACGTCCGAGATCTCCCAGACTCCCATGCAAAGATATCCTAGGGGAATAGACAATTCATTTTCAAAGTTCTCGCCTTCTAAAGCGGACATGTAAAATTCTACATTTTCCCACCTCCCAGTCGGCATCGCCATCTTTCCGCTCTTTCAGTCTCAGATTCTAAATGCACTCTCCTAGTTTCTCTTCATACCCAATAATATATACGTACACGTGTAACTTGTACaaggtgggaaaaaaaaacattgcactTGAAAGTGTAGAGAAGTTTACTGGGGTAAAATTTCATGTTGCATTTTAGTATGCAATGACATTTATTAATAGCATACAGTTGCTTCCTTCACTAATTCTATTGCTATGTCTTTTGCCTCAACATGCATTCAAGTTAATTGTTACTGCTAACACCTTGTTTGGCTTTTACAACTCCTTCAATGACAAATCAGTTAATGAAGCAGTTGTTGGTCCCATAGGGAAAGAGCTTTTTGAGAAAGAACAAGATGACCTCCTTGCAAACTTGATAGACATTCCAAAGAAGGCTTGTGATCGTCGAGTACGCTCATTACTGTCTGTTTTAATTTGTGTGAACGTGTGCGAGCGCATGCCAATGAGTCAATTCATAGTATTATATCATCAAATTTAGGCAGGCCATTTTGATTTGCAGGTCAACGAATTTGTGAAATGCACTAGGGCTGCTAAGATTCATGCCTACATAATTAGCCAACTTAGAAAGGAGATGTCATCCTGACGAGTAAAGCTAAGACTCAATAACAGCTTATTGATAATCTTGAGGATGTGTTTGCAAAggtccatctctctctctctctctctctctctctctctctctctctctgattgaTGTATTCACTCACTCATACTTGCATCATGAATTTCGTTCAATTAGGTCCAGAGAGAGTTCCATCTACCAGCAGGCGATTTTCCAAATGTAGAACACTTTCAGGGGAGGTTTTGAGTGCTTACAACATCGATAAGTTTGAGAAATTGAGGCCTAAAATGATTCAAATTGTGGATGATATGCTTGGTTATGACATTCCAGAGCTCTTAAAGAATTTCAGGAATCCTTATGACTAAGGATGTTGCCATTTAAAGCCGGAGCTCCGAGAAGTATGTTGCATTATTTGTCACTGCTGACAAGAATTCATGGAGCCGCCCCTGGAAGCACCAGTGGTTCGTGCGTTGTGCTTGTGTCGTGTTGTGTTTGTGTAGTACATGTGCTTGAGTCGTGTCATGTCTGTGCAGTACCTGTGCTCGTGTCGTGCAATGTCCGTGCAGTACCCGTGCTTGTGTCGTGCTTGTGCCCATTCCTAATTAAATTAacctttttttaagaaatcacTAATTAATGCCTCCAAAAATCATGGCACTACAACATACAATTATTATCTGTGAAATCCCATGTTTCCCTAATAAAGTTCTTTAAATACTTGCCcattgaaatgtttattaataAGTACTTCCCAAACATAGCCTAAATGAGGTACCCTTCCCCTTTCTCTTCCCCTTATTACCTTTTCTAAGACACGATGCCAAATAGGGGGTTGTAATTAAGCTACTGTTTTGTTAAGAGATCAAGAGGTCGATCAAGTCAATCTTCTCCGAGATTAGATTTTTCTTTCACTATTTATGGGGCTTTTCTTCTTTACGTGATTGTTTCTCTATCTTTGGGGCTTCTGTGTTGGACTGATTGTATATATCATATATGTTAATGTTTACTCTAACTATGGTCGaaatattaataaataaaaaaattacccCAACTAAGGATTATCTAATggattataaaataaataagcaaGAAGCAATGTCCGGCTAGGTGATTGATTCTTTGATTCATTAATACAAGTAGTTAAGGAATCCAAATCTTCAAGGTACTGTTCTCATCTTCTCTACCTTGTTTGCACTGCCCTTTCTTTTGCGAGGATTTGACAGAACCTGCAACATCATGTGAgaaatactttcaaaaaaaaatatgcaaaaatcCCTCTGGATGATAAGAACTTCAGACTAGGAAACTGTGAAGGCACAAAAACTAAAAGCTTGTAAGGTTGGTTTTCTTTCTCTTGCATAATTTGTAGCACCATCAGAAGTCAAAGTTGTGTAAACTTACCTCCCCCAAAAAGTTTCGTATTATGCTTTCTCTTGGCATATAGTACTGGGGATCTTTACAAACTCAAATGTTTTCATGGTATTGTAGGTTTTCAATTATTTGGAGTAGACTGTTGCTTGCAATCAGACGAGAGAGAGTGTTgcagaatttttgaaaaaatcgaaGAAGTACAAGTTAGTAAAAGCTGAAATTCTCAACATCAACATTAGGTCTTCTTCTGTGGTGGATATTGACCCGGTAGTTATTCTAGAATTCTCTTAAAAATTTCTTTCCGTATACCTAACCTTGATCCCTTGATTCAAGTTTGAAACAACACCCATCGATCAGATTGTCTATTTCAAAAACTAAAAGCTTGTAATGTTGGTTTTCTTCTCTTGCATAATCTTCCCTTTGTTCCTTCAACTTTATTATAATGTTGCTCATCTTTTATCCTCGAAATTTCAAGATAAAGGAGCATGACATATCTCTTCCTGCTTTTTCACATCCTGCCTTCTACAACAGTTTTTCGTGGTATCTAAACAAGATAAACGAATTCCCTGCGTATATTCCTCATCATATCCACAAAACTGTTTGGATTTTCTTGCTCCACTTACACTTTTGAATGCTCTAGTGAAATTCTTTGGTACATGTGAAAATGAGTTATCTCGGGGAGATGTTGTGAAGAAAGTGTGGGAATACATAAAGCAAAACGATCTGCAAGTACGTATTTCCAAACCCTTGATACAAGGTTGAAACATCACCCATCAGGTTGTCTATTTTTTAGAATTGATGAGAATCGATTGGAGTTTCTACTGGATATGTATCATtgcaatttgaaaaaaaaaaaggggaacaGAATAGATGAATTCTTCTTTGTCACTTgggttttttcctcttttcctttcctttttatCTTCCTTCCTGCGTTTGTAAATCTTGTGACAGGCACATAATTTAAGTTtggctttaatttttttaaaattgagtTAATTGGCAAGTTGGTTTTTCCCATTACAATGTTTGGTAGTTTGTTCCATACTTCAGTAAATTCCACAGGTCTTTTATTATTAACTGAATGACATTTTGCATCTACAAAAACATTATTAATGGAATTGATGAGCCAAGAATGCTTTCTTTCACCTACACTCGTGGTCATTAGCCTGGTACGAGTGTCAATTGTGGTGAGGgttctttaaaaaattttgataaccTTCTGTCTATATTTTCTGATGAGATGAGGTAGGTTGTTATTCTGATAAACCTATGCAGCTATTGTGTTGATGTTTATCGTGATATATGGATCTCTAAAAATGTTCAGTA
Coding sequences:
- the LOC131324604 gene encoding EH domain-containing protein 1-like; this translates as MTFINSIQLLPSLILLLCLLPQHAFKLIVTANTLFGFYNSFNDKSVNEAVVGPIGKELFEKEQDDLLANLIDIPKKACDRRVNEFVKCTRAAKIHAYIISQLRKEMSS